GGTATAACTGGACCTTACGGCAAAGCCATCTTTGCTGACGAGCTGGGACTCCCAGCGGAGGAAGTTCTGCAGAACTATGAGCCCAAACCTGACTTCGGTGGGCTCCATCCAGACCCCAACCTAACTTATGCTCACACGCTGGTTGAAAGGGTAGACAAAGAGCAAATTGCGTTTGGCGCTGCCTCTGATGGTGACGGTGATAGAAACATGATCTATGGGTGTGGTCCCGCTTTTGTGTCCCCAGGAGACTCTGTCGCTATCATTGCAGAGTACGCGTCGGAGATCCcttatttcaaaaagcaggGCATTTACGGTCTTGCCCGCTCATTCCCTACTTCAGCTGCGATTGATCGCGTAGCAAAGGCTCAGGGTCTAAACTGTTATGAGGTGCCAACGGGCTGGAAGTTTTTCTGCGCGTTATTCGAtgccaagaagctttcgaTTTGCGGCGAGGAGTCTTTCGGCACCGGTTCTAACCATGTCAGAGAGAAGGACGGTGTTTGGGCTATTGTGGCATGGCTGAATATTCTTGCCATTTACAACAGAGAGCATCCCGACAGTGATGTTTCTATCAAGGTTGTTCTGGATGAGTTCTGGGCGAAGTATGGCCGTACTTTCTTCACTAGGTACGATTTTGAGCAAGTCTCTGGTGAGGCTGCTGCCAAAGTACTGAGGGTGTTGGAGGACCTCGTAGTCTCCAAGGAATCCGCTATTGGCAAGCTCTTACCCGGAAACACAGACCTGACTGTCACAGACTGCGGCGACTTCAGCTATACTGACCTCGACGGGTCAGTTTCCGAGCACCAGGGTCTCTACGCGAAGCTCTCAAATGGATGCAGATTCGTTGTGAGACTTTCTGGTACCGGGTCATCCGGCGCGACCATTAGGCTTTACCTCGAAAGGTACACGGACGACGCGTCAAAATACTCGCTAAATGTTGAGCAGTTCATGAAGGACGACATCAAGGcagttttgaagttccTGAAATTCCGTGAATACTTGGGAACCGATGAGCCTACTGTCAGAACCTGATTGCACTTATCTCATGCTCTCTCTTCTATTTATATAATGTTTTTTATGCTGGTCGAAGGGAAGAATACACATACAGCAGAGAAAACCTATTCAGTAGAGCTTCGCTTTCTTTCAGAGTGACGAAGTTGTTATAACGAATCTAAGTACAATGGCTTCAGCTTAATATTCACAACCTAGTTCAAGTGTCGTAGTTCCTTCCATTTGTATTCTTTGATTTTTCGGGTAATGAAATGAAATCTTGGAGTATATAGGAGGACAAAAAAATGAGCCTTCCTAAACGCGATGCTCGAGaaacaacaaagaaaacatcCCTTTATAAAGGTGCCACAAGCGCTGTAAGCACGAAAGGGTTCATCAATTAAATGTACTCTTGGAAGCTTGCCAGCAAGTTTAAATTCGGACGTTCGaaggaggagaaggagaaggagaaggagagagaaaagaacaaagacaagGAGAAGCATGGTTTATTCCATCATAAGAGCCACAGGAGCGAATCTCCTTACATGGAACCTCCTAGAGGTTCAGTAGATCGCAAAGAAACTATAGTCCcatcttcgtcttcaatAGCGCCCGTACGCTTGTCATCGGACGTCAACAAATCCTCTGCAACAAACTCTTCGGCATCAACCGGAAGGACCTCGATGAGTACCTCAGGAGACCAAGATACTGTCGAAGATAAAAACGCGGCCTCAAGCTTCGTTGGTGACAAATCGAGTGGCAAAGACAGTTTAATTGAAGAGCCTCGTTTCTCAGGGATCATGACAATAAAAGTTTATGGTGGCGAAGGCTTTATGCTGCCCGTTTCGATTACCTCTAACGTTCAAattctcaagaagctgctgcaatCTGGCGTAATAAACCAGGCGAGTGACGACGCAAACGTCGACGAGCTCATCTCGTCACtctctcaacttcaagtGGCGGATCCGGGCGACGACGAAAATATTATAGACGGTGAGACGGCTGCTCGTTACATTCCGGCAACCATCACACttccaacttcaacaactttgaATCCCTTACTGTATTTTACTTTGGAGTTCGACAATACGGTGGCAACTATTGAACCGGAATCCGGAACCATTTCAAACTTAACCTTCAACAAGATATCTACATTTGATGTTACTCGCAAgctgaacttcttgaaaatggaCGTTTTTGCGCGCATTCCTTCCATATTGCTCCCCTCTAAAGCATGG
This is a stretch of genomic DNA from Lachancea thermotolerans CBS 6340 chromosome D complete sequence. It encodes these proteins:
- the PGM2 gene encoding phosphoglucomutase PGM2 (highly similar to uniprot|P37012 Saccharomyces cerevisiae YMR105C PGM2 Phosphoglucomutase catalyzes the conversion from glucose-1-phosphate to glucose-6-phosphate which is a key step in hexose metabolism functions as the acceptor for a Glc-phosphotransferase and to YKL127W uniprot|P33401 Saccharomyces cerevisiae YKL127W PGM1 Phosphoglucomutase, minor isoform; catalyzes the conversion from glucose-1-phosphate to glucose-6- phosphate, which is a key step in hexose metabolism) translates to MSLQIETVPTKPYNDQKPGTSGLRKKTKVFMNEPHYTENFIQAIMEAIPEGSQDAVLVVGGDGRYYNNEVLQKIGEIGAANGVKKLIVGQNGLLSTPAASHIIRSYPEKSTGGIILTASHNPGGPENDFGIKYNLSNGGPAPESVTNSIFEKSKQLASYKTVKNFPKINLSKIGKNQEYGSLLVDVIDVTAEYVKLMKEIFDFDLIKKFIDHQRSTKGFKILFDALNGITGPYGKAIFADELGLPAEEVLQNYEPKPDFGGLHPDPNLTYAHTLVERVDKEQIAFGAASDGDGDRNMIYGCGPAFVSPGDSVAIIAEYASEIPYFKKQGIYGLARSFPTSAAIDRVAKAQGLNCYEVPTGWKFFCALFDAKKLSICGEESFGTGSNHVREKDGVWAIVAWLNILAIYNREHPDSDVSIKVVLDEFWAKYGRTFFTRYDFEQVSGEAAAKVLRVLEDLVVSKESAIGKLLPGNTDLTVTDCGDFSYTDLDGSVSEHQGLYAKLSNGCRFVVRLSGTGSSGATIRLYLERYTDDASKYSLNVEQFMKDDIKAVLKFLKFREYLGTDEPTVRT